CAAAAGCACTGAGCTTGTCGATTATAACTATATGAGAGAGGCTTACACTAAACACAGAGATAATTTACCACAGTATCAATGGCACAATATTCCTGACAACATCAGAGGACTTTCTGAGTATTCAGTCTTTTTAGACGCAATGAGATGAGGAGTGGAAAAATTAGTAAGCTGAATACattatacactcccctccaaaagaattggaacagtgaggccaattcctttatttttgctgtggactgaaaacatttgggtttgacatcaaaagatgaatatgagacaagagatcaacatttcagcttttatttccaggtatttacatctggatctgatacacaacttagaagttagcaccttttgtttgaacccacccatttttcatgtgagcaaaagtattggaacatgtgactgacaggtgtgttttgttgccctggtgtgtcctgttacattgattattcaaacaataaatagcgctgaatgtctacgttcagtttcagatttgggttttgcctgtgcagactgcatttatagttagaggtgtGACCAACATGAAAGCCAGAGAGCTctccatgggtgaaaaacaagcaattgtgaagctgagacaagatggaaaatcaatcagagtcattgcacaaacattggccatagccagtacaacagaaacattgtgagagctgtaaagaaagaccctaaaacaactgttggtgacatcagcatcaacctccagagagcaggagagaaggtgtcacaaTCTACTGTtggcagaagacttcatgaacaaaagtacagaggccacaccagaagatgcaaaccactcattagcaagaagaataggaaggccaggctggaatttgccaaaaagtccagagacaagcctaaaaattctgggacaaagttttatggactgatgagacaaagatgaacctttaccaaagtgatggaaaggctaaagtttggagaaagagaggatctgctcatgatcccaaacatacaagctcatctgtgaaacacagtggaggtaatgtcatggcttgggcttgcatggcttcttctgggatgggctcattcatcttcattgatgatgtaacacatgatggcagcagcaaaatgaactcagaagtttacagagacattttgtctgccaatttaaagaaagatgcaaccaaactgattgggagatccttcatggtgcagcaagataatgattcaaaacacactgccaaaacaacaaaggagttcatcaggggcaagaagtgggaggttttagactggccaagtcagtctccagacttcaaccctgtagagcatgcattttacctgctagagagcagactgaagggagaaaccccccaaaacaaactgaaagaggctgcggtgaaagcctggaaaagcatcacaaaagcagaatgcaaaggtttggtgatgtcaatgggtcacaggcttgatgcagttattgcaagcaaaggatttgcaactaaatattaagtcttttcacgttaatctattctaagtctatctgttccaatacttttgctcacctaaaaatttggtgttccgttacaaataatgctatcttctaagttgtgtatcagatccagatgtaaatacctggaaataaaagctgaaatgttgatctcttgtctcatattcatcttttgatgtcaaacccaaatgttttcagtctacagcaaaaataaaggaactggcctcactgttccaatacttttggaggggagtgtaaaTACAAGGTTCTAAACAGCACCAGAAACAGCTAAGTTGAACTGTTTTGAGGTCTATCACCTTTTCATAATAGTTTAATCATTATGAGGACAAAAACCACTAAGGTCATCATACAGAATAAATTGATTATGTATTTGGATTTATCTGATAATTTTCTCACTATAAGCTAAAGATGCTGGAAAAAATTATAGGTGATAATTAAAGAATTAGTAATTCAACAAGCTGCTGTTATGTTTTTTGATGACAGTTGATCCTGACATATTTCATGTTGTCCAAGACAAAGAAACTATTGAGCTCTCACTATTCTGATGCAAAAACTAATGGCCACGACGGCTCCATCAGCTCTTGTGCCCATAAAAGTGCAGGGCGAACATTTTACAAGTAATATTTCAGAATGTATAACATCATTTTCTAAGACAATGGAAAGTAGATTGCGTAAAGGCAGATTATATTTAATAGAATTTTCTTGAAACAAACCGCTTGGATGGAAAACCTGCCAGCTGTTGTACACCCCCCCCATGTGATGTTAACAGACAGACCTGGTGGTGTCTTTCAGGTGGGCTGCGCTGACCTGGAGCACATTGCTGCCAGTATGAAGGCCCTGCTGGCCCCCGGAGCCACTGATGGGACAGAAATGTTTGGGGCCCTGCCTCGACCCCGTCTCAACACAGGGGACTTCTCACTGaagcactgagagagagagagagagagagagagagaaagcgaatgtgagagagagagaacgagaatgtaagaaagagagagagagagagagagagagagaggcagtgacATAGAAGGAGAGCATCATGAGACCAAGTGAAGAGATGCTGTAATGACGGGAGGACACCTGTATGGGCTGGCAGATATGACACACAGTATGTGAACCAGTGTAAAAGCTAGTACCTCCATTTATTTCACTAACCAAAATTAATGGCACATGCTTCGAGGCGCAACTGACAAAAAGAAACGTCGTTATGAACACTAATAACATTTTCAACACGatacccccctccctcctcgaCACTACACATTTCACGATACTAGCTACTACACATCCCACAGCACTAATTTACGATTGGATCCCtagatgtgtgtgtagtgaCCCACTGCACTGATAAAACCGGACACTAAAACAGGGTGTATAGTAGTCTAAGTGGCACGGCCAATTGTTTACTGTTGCCAACCTTGTGCTTCGGGAGGTTTTGGGAAGTTCGCCCTTTGGTAAAGTTACCTGTGAAGTGATGAGAGCTTGGCTAACATCTGTGTCCGGTTGCTCGTTGGCTCCAGTGCTGCATGCTAATACTTTAGCAGATGCCTGATAGTAGCATCATTATAATCTGAAGGAGCTCCAAAGCTAAATGTTGGGTTATTTAGCCAAGTGTGACAGTTTGGTCACTCCCCATTTGTGCTTTCTTTGCAGGAGTCTCTTAGGAAAATGATACtagtgttttgtctgtgtgggaAGTTTGGAGCTGACCTGAGTCTACCTAGACGttgttatcttatcttaacttgGCTTATAGATTGCAAGCAGAGGGAGTAGCTACTCCAAAGTTCCAAAATACACATACCAACACCTGAAAAACTCACTATCAACACATAATGTAAATCTGTCTTTAATTGGTACACAGATGAGAATGTAAAATAACAAGTTTGTTAATTACAATTAATTAGCCTCTCTGGCGATGAGCTGTTTCACATGATGCCGGCAAACTGGGAAGAACAGTATGAAACAcctgctgttctctctgttgCCTCGTAGTCACATCATTTCATTATTCTAAATTTCCAATTGAACAAGTGAAGCTAGCCTAACCTAGACAAGCTTTCCCCTGTCGCCccaccaaaaaaagaaaaaagaaattacaaaCAAATGTCTTTAAAGTCCTACAGTAAAAgcattatacatttatttattgaatcaTCTTGTGGATCATGGTCTCAGCTGTTCggctgtgtactgtgtactgtgtagaACTCCTTTTTTGTGCACAGATTTAACAAACGAAATGCAACATGTTGATTAGAAAGCTTTAAGGGTGTTGGTAGGGGTATCTATGGAcctcagacagagccaggctagctgtctgTCCCTGCTTCTGGTCTTTATACCAGACTAAACTAACCGTGTCCAAAGCTCTAGCACAGTCTATGCTAAAGTTTTAGTGATGAAGCACAAGAGCCAATGTTGTCCGTGGGCCACATGGATGTTTCCTATCATTGACCGGCTAAGTTGACCAACAGGCCAGTTATtgacccccaccccaccccatacaaaaaaaacaaatctattcCTTGAAGGGGTAGAAACCAGAGAAATGGTTGACTTTACATGAAGCTTGTGGCTTTTCAAAATGTGACCGGAGGACACCAGCACCTCCTCATAACATGCctatttgtacttttacttttgccaatgaatgactgactgaTAGAATGATTGTAAACCAATACTGAGATATAGGGgatggtgtttttttctttttgctccaGATATCTTGttgaaatgactgaatgaatgacaaagtgactgtgtgtttgtgagagagagagagagagagagagagaggtgggttGATTTGAAAGGAACAAATGTCCATCTCCAAcattcaaaaaacaaataaatgttctGTTAAGTACTTTTATGTTTCAAATAAAGGAGCAGCACCAAGTGAACAAAGACTCATAGTATTACTCTGTGTGAGGACGCAGTCTTATTAAAGGCCTCTAGAGGACCTCAGCACTCCACTGTACAAAGGAAGATAATGAGTTCATATCTGATTTCTGTCTCAGCTTCATATGCAGCATCACACAATAATGCGGGGTCACTGTTATTATCTAATACTGGATTTATTGACTACATACAGCACATAAAAAAGACTGACTTAAGTTAATAAAGCACTCTAGTACATGCAAAGTCCTGTGTGTTACAAAAACATACAAGATCTATCCTAAAAGTCCAAGTTAAATAAGATACATGAATAGACAcacaatagtaaataaataattggGCATCTTGGGATATAATATGAAAcaaataagctttttttttttcatgcatctACAAAGATGTCACGACGTGCTTCAGTTCTGCTTTACAACTCTACACTTGTTCCCCAAACATCACAAGCCTTCCCTCCTGACACCTTCTTAAATGTACACTACTTGACCCCCCCTTAAACCCTCTGCCGTGTCACTGATCCTTTTTCCGAATAAGGCAGAATGAATTTGTGCCAACCCAGAACCCAGGGAACACCTTCTCCTGAATGCCGACTTTGAACTTGTGAATCAGCCGCACCTCCTTCTcgccctctccctccaccaAGAGGAACTTTATGATGCCAGCGGGCTGGTCGACGTAGATGCCCATTGTGGAGGACAGGGGGAGCTGGATGTCTACATTCTCGCCATTGTTCCACACCTGGTAGCAGGAACCAGACCAGCCGGCGCCCCAGGAGGTGGGGTTCTCCCCAAGGCCGCAGGGCCCGTCCTGGGACTTCCGGGGGGCACTCTCACAGACCACCCCAATCACAACCCAGCCGTCGTAGTCCACCTCCCAGTACCCTCGATGGCCTAGCAGACTCTCCTTACACAGAACCTAATTTAGGAGAGGGACACAGCAGGGGGTGAGGAGGGCTGCAgtccaaaatgacaaatgaaagaGTCTCTGTTCTATTTAGAAATTACATGATTGGCATAAAATTGATCTGCACTTATCTTAATGGTTgaattgtcatttttcaagcacaaaTGCCAAAAATTCCAGCTCCTAAAATGTGAGGGTTTGGCCGGGGTTTGTTATTAATAGAAGAAAACTGAGTACATTTGGCTGTCATAAGAAATATCCAGGAGAAGTAAGACATTAAACTCTTTGGATTGGTGGTGAATTAATTGATAATacaaataatcattagttgtagTTCCGCTCAGAATGTGTGCAGAGAAAGTATTATACTTGTACTCCAAATGTTTACTGCTTCCCATTGTCATTTGCACTTCAGAGTTACTGGATGACtgcatttgaaatataaatgtaatttactgAAGAGTGAATTTATcaaatgtgcaggaaacaacCCTGAATCCCCAAAAGCATTTAGAAAGAGACCAGTgatgcaaagaaacaaaatgcatttacattCATGATAACCTAtaactttatatttctactAGCATTAATTTCAAAGCGACATGTGGCACCACACTTATTGAACAGGTGCACTTACTATACTTTTCAGAGTAAGATTTATTATAAAGGCCACGTAATGATCCTATAGAATATAATGTATGGTAAAGTGTGAAACCAGTGGCTCCCAACCTTTTGGCTTGTGACTCCTTACGAAAAACACTAAATGACTCTTGGGGCTTGTTGTCGTGTTTCAGATTGTTAGCAGTTCCACCAGTGAGACATTTCCCCTCTAAACTTACAGCATGGTCTCATTTAAGTAACGGCTCAGGGTTCCTAATAGGTAAAATTGTGCAAAatttcacaaaaaagcaaagattatgCAAACAAATACTGATTTAAGGTTCTGTATGTAAATTACAGTAATGATAGCATGCAGGTTTGTTGTAGTTAAATCAAAGATATTGTTTTAGTCTCACTAAAATCTGATGTTTCCAAAGCTGCCTAAGCAACATGTGTGTCCATGTAAATAATTCACAAGTGGTGTGGTTGTAAATGGGCTGTGTGACCCAAAATAAGCCAATGACTAATAGCAGCAACACTGTAGTAGTGATTCCACCCTGAACTCAGGCTGTTTCCAGTGACCACAGCCAGGCCTACCTGTGGCGAGTGCTCATATCTCTCAGGCCTGTTGGGATATGGGCAGACCGCCTCTGACGTACGGGCCACTTTGGACCCGCCCTCTGAAATCCACAGCAGTTTCTGTGCAGTTTTATCATCCAGAGAGACGGGAACCCAAtctgagaggagagggaagaaataCGCCCTGTCACATGTCATCTAAGTGAGCAGGCTTTTGCAATAATGGCCACTCGCTTATGTGGCCACCTACCTGCAACcagagcagcagcctcagtgtCCTCTTTTAAATCTCacctgaaaacatattttcatataaaagccttcttaaaataaatatctgatttgttttatacctactttatttgattattatttaattattgcaCTAGTCCCATTCCACTAGTTTTGCTTTCAGCATTGATTTATTTCCCTACTGCTGTATAATTGCACTGTGCCTCCCTGTTTTCTTTTACTGGTACAACTGTGTACCCtgtttgtaaagcactttgtatttatgttttgaAAGGTAAAGGTGCTGTATGAATAAAGTTATTACTGTTATCTAATTATCATAGACTATATTTCGCTGACTCATTTTAGGAGTTAATGAACAGATGTAATTAACACTTTATATGTTTACATTTAACAAGGCTTATTCAATTTGTATAGAAATGACCAGGTAAGGAGAGTGATATTAAATTGTAAATTTGTATTTGCTGCATTGATGGtttaatctataatctataatctgTAAATATCCATCTATCTACCTTTTCATACTAATGACTCCACACTGTTGTGCACCAGTTTCCATTAATAGCTTGAATTCATATTGTGTGGCATTACTTGGCaccagatttgtttttgtgttatgtgACACATTTCAAATGTTGCTCCTGAACAATTTCAAAAAGCCTCACATTTCACGAAGTCGGCCCTGGTGGTTGGTTCAGGGACATTTGGCTCGTATGGCGGCAGCTTTACTGAGAAGGTGAACAGGACAGATAACAAGAGAATTAGAGGGAAATGCATTAAACTCTATCATGAGTGGATAATCACATTTACATGACACCATCTACTTAATTAAATGAATGGTTCTCATTATCGTTTGGTGATTAGAACAAAGACTTGCGGATGGCAATGTTGCTCTTTACCTTCTTCTGCAGCGTTGTTTTTTCctgctgaaaaagaaagaatgtgtCATTTCACTGCAGTCTAACACAGTTTATGCATAAGACAAAGAGTTATGAGATAAAAATTGGTTGGCTTGTAtaacaagacatttaaatgcACATAACTATTCAGGGTGGCACAGGCAAGTAAACTCCTGCCAGCTACCTCTCATCTTTCTCTGCAGCCTGTCCCTTCACCAGTGCTTCTGCCAGGCTGCCATTAATCTACAGTAAATCATCTACAACATTCAACATACAGTAGATCACAGAGGAGTATGTGTGCTACGTCGGGTCAGCACTGATTCATGAAGTTTTCTCGTGCCAGCCAAGGTTTAGGTTTCATCATAAGAAGTCTGGAGACCAGAGCATATGTCCGTTAgggacacacactcagtgacatGGCCACTGACAGCAGAAGTCTCAGAGTCTAAGAATATGCCTTCTGTATGATGCTGTTACTTCAGACCGCCGGAGGCATGTTTGTCATGTTGTGGGCTGGTGTATAATCTCTGTTGGTTTGTATGTCCCCCACTGTGTGAGTCACTGTGTCTTTTGACATTCGGAGAAAACTGTGATCCAGTACTAGCCGGTCTGGTGATCACGCACCACCCTTCTGCAAGGGCCAAGTCATCTGCACttcagtttctgtttctcaGATTTCACCCAGACAACTAGCTCCTCATCATTCTTACTCACCTATCAGAGTGTTGCTTCATGACATTAGCTTTAATCGTCTGTCCTTTCCTATTGCCAAAATTAGACAGCCTTGATTTTCCATGTGAGGGTGCTTCTAAACTGTGATTTTCATTTAGCTTATGGCTGTGTACTAAATGCATTAGTGGGAACAGGCTTTATATACTAATTTAAGACATGTTTGCATATGCTAGCACCGGCTTTTCCCATGTTAAATTAGTATTTTCCCACTCAGTTTGGGGACATATCTTAGAGACATATTCTGTATCAGCATCATTGAAAAATGCAATTGAAGATGTCGATTAAATtgagtgaaatatttaaacCCATGATGGCATATTTTTAATAGAAATTTTCTACATTATCTTGTCATTTTATAGGCTTTATATTATCGTTGCTTCAATTTGACCTACCTGATATCTTTGGGAACTCttagaatgtaaaataaagatttgTGGATTTAAACATTGCTTGGCCATTTGCTGGTGGAATGAAGTGAAGTGCCACGTGGTTTAGGACATCCCTAAACCATGTGGCACTTCACTTCATTCCAAGAGCAACAAGAAATGTACAAGATCAGAGCTTTGGTAGCTAAAGTTAGAATGGAAACAGTTGATATCAGGATAAAATAGCATCAGATACAGCTTTTCGTCCTCTCTCTGATTGTGAGTTTTAGCATATGTCAATACAATGCCTCACATGGAAGGGAATTAGctttaaaatgacagattttAAAAAGCCATACGACCTCTGATACCCTACAGAACCATTCACTACATGACATGTACATTATTGTGAAAAGCCACATTATTGTGCAGTAATAGTCCAGTcagagcagtgacttcctgcaGTGATCTGGCAGTAACCTGACGTGTGGCTGCCTATATCTCCAACAGAATGACAACAGAAAGACACTGTAGTTTTCTGCTGAATTTACAGACAACATAATGGAGGGAAGAACCAtcattttacttactttttataaaacacaaaaataaattttgCTGCATATACCGAACACACCGCATTAACTTATAAGGGAAGCCGTGTCTGATGATTGGACATGCTTACCCCGTTTCCTGCCTTAGTTTCACTTCAGAAATAAGCAATTACTCAAGTATTCAGATCAATATAATAGCAGTGAAAATAATGTAGTGGAGTataaagtttccctttaaataAAGAAGAGTAAAAGcataaagtagcatgaaattACCTAAGTAGCTTAAATTTGTTCTTAAGGGCAGTACTTGAATAGATGGAATTTTTACTGTTCACCATTAGAAATAAGTGATTTTAACTTTTAGTGTTTAAATGATATACTTCTTTGTTTTATGGTGTATTTTATGTTCCTGTATGTCCATgttctgatttttttatatatatttggaGTGTGAAGTGTATGCTTAgattgttaaaaataaaaccaaccCAAAGAGGGAAGGTGTTTACATATGTAAAGCTTGGCCTTCATGTGGtcttattggattattattaacCTGCTCTGAATAACCATGCCTTTTGTGAACGTGACAGTTGGTCCTGGATCATCGCAGTGACGCACCcatgttccccaaaaaggagaaGTCAGCTTTTTCAGGTGAGATGGTTGATCCCGGCACATATCTGAGCCTGGGGAAACTTAACCTCTCCAGCCTGCGTGACCCTCAGCTGGGGAGGATGCCAGCAGCATACATGTAACCACCAGGAAGACAAATGGGAGTGTGGTATAACA
This genomic window from Pempheris klunzingeri isolate RE-2024b chromosome 17, fPemKlu1.hap1, whole genome shotgun sequence contains:
- the LOC139216419 gene encoding tripartite motif-containing protein 16 isoform X2, with protein sequence MPSSTVRTKGIMPVPKRAGKNNAAEEVKLPPYEPNVPEPTTRADFVKYWVPVSLDDKTAQKLLWISEGGSKVARTSEAVCPYPNRPERYEHSPQVLCKESLLGHRGYWEVDYDGWVVIGVVCESAPRKSQDGPCGLGENPTSWGAGWSGSCYQVWNNGENVDIQLPLSSTMGIYVDQPAGIIKFLLVEGEGEKEVRLIHKFKVGIQEKVFPGFWVGTNSFCLIRKKDQ
- the LOC139216419 gene encoding tripartite motif-containing protein 16 isoform X1 — protein: MPSSTVRTKGIMPVPKRAAGKNNAAEEVKLPPYEPNVPEPTTRADFVKYWVPVSLDDKTAQKLLWISEGGSKVARTSEAVCPYPNRPERYEHSPQVLCKESLLGHRGYWEVDYDGWVVIGVVCESAPRKSQDGPCGLGENPTSWGAGWSGSCYQVWNNGENVDIQLPLSSTMGIYVDQPAGIIKFLLVEGEGEKEVRLIHKFKVGIQEKVFPGFWVGTNSFCLIRKKDQ